A segment of the Lycium ferocissimum isolate CSIRO_LF1 chromosome 10, AGI_CSIRO_Lferr_CH_V1, whole genome shotgun sequence genome:
GATAATTCGGTAATTTGCACAAGGTGAATCTTGAAATATTTCTGAATTAATTGTGTTGCGATAAACTCTTCCGACTTTTCTGTATTAACGAACTGTATTAAAATATAactaatatacataaaaaaaatgcgactatcaatatacaattttaaaaaatgtaaataaaaatgtgATTGATACTAGAAAATGTAATGTGttgtaaagaaataaaaatgattatttactGAGATATAATTGCACTGTTGTGCTGTATCTGTACAAATGACTCTGAAAAAGTAATGATTATTGAAATTAATTCAAATgataataaattgataaaaatccTAATCTTTGCATAAATAAGGATAAGTACCAATAAATTGTATTAAAATTTGAGAAATATGTAAAAAGTTGCATTTTGTGCTATTTTATGCTGAGATGTTAAGTTCAAGCAGGATGAGCCAAAATTGATATCAacacttacccctaattaaatttgacctcttttctaaaaaaaactacttaataatttttaattatataaataagggtaattttttaaaggataagatcaattttttcttgaaattttaaaacataaaaaaaatgaaaagcctaAAGCTTCATTTTATTTAGAAACTGAGAAAGTAACAATTTTGCTTTCCAAGTAAATAACACTCcaaaaagacaaagaaaaggGGATTCAAAAAGTTAAATTTCAAGTCTCAACCCTCAAGGTTAACTGTAATTCCATGCGTGGATGACGGTAACACTGTGCAGATAACAAGCCGTGTTGTAAGAcctttttccttcttcctttttggagtttttttttttcctgttgaTGAGCGGGCACTGTAAATTTGATGGTTCTGTGGttaaataatgaaattttaATACGTTAATACGCTTAAGTTGGTAATGCGATTTTCGGTTTACTTATTATTACTCCGCAATGACATTCTCATGGCTGGTTGGCCAGGCAAGAAGGATATGGtccttatttctcttttttatttttccacaGTGTCTGCTAACATGGACAATTGTGAATGCTAACGAGGATTCTGTTTGCGTATTAGAGTCTGATATCTTTCtaagaaataaattaaattttagttGTAGGTCTAACAAATACAAAAACAATTCAAGTTAAGGTAAAGTGCTGCTTAAATTCAGATAACAACTTTGTACCATTTTCTGGATATATACTTTACTAAAAACTGGAGCTGCAATGCGCGAAATTTCCAATACTAACATAGATTTTGTGCTGTGGCTATATTTCTGGAAAACAAATTAACATATGGAAAACAAATTAACATCTTTAGAAGTTTTGTGATATAAACATATCTAATATTTCTATTCAGTGAACAATAGAAATAGAAgaatatttcatccataagTAGATAACATCTTCAAGTAGAAAAGTTCAACTTGATGTTTATTTTAAGTACTACTGTATTTCTCAATAACCAAAGTTCTAAAATATCTTTCCTGTTCATGTGCACGCAAGACAAAATAGTTATTCTGTCACACCTATCGAGGATCTAACAATGTGATTGTGAATTCAGTTTTTGAACTTCCTGTATGAGATACTGAGTTTGCTTCATCAAATACATTTCGTTCTGTGAAAAATCCTGGTTCTTTTGCTTTTGGCAGTAGACTCTCATTAGCCAACATCTGAACCACAGAAAACATGCTTGGTCTATCATCTGGATGCCGTTGCACGCATAATAAACCCACTTGGATTGACCTTAAAACTTGAGAACTATTGCAAGAGTCAGCTAGGTGCTCGTCAATTAGTTCCGAGGACCTATCTTCTTTGTAAAGCTTCCATGCCTGTTTGAGTTTAGAACATATGGATCATGACAAATTCAAACTGTTGTACAGAAAAAAATGAGTACATATTATACTGTGCTTACATGACCGAGAAGGTTAAGGTTGTGATCTTGATGCACAAATCCTCTATTTCTCTTGCAACTCACAATCTCTAACACCAATACGCCAAAGCTAAACACATCTGATTTTACCGAGAAGATCCCGTCTATTGCATATTCTGGGGACATGTAGCCACTTTCCAAAAAAACAACACcgtgaaaataaaaaaagcgGGATTTCATATGAGAATACTTTGTATGATATTAGAGATTCTTACTGTGTCCCAACCACATTGCATGTTTTTGCTCCCATCTCATTTCCTGGAACACTTTTGGCCATACCAAAGTCTGATATCTTTGGATTCATTTCTATATCTAGCAAAACATTGCTTGCTTTAAGGTCTCTATGGATAATCCGTAGTCGAGAGTCTTGATGGAGATACAATAAGCCACGAGCAATTCCGTTGATGATGTGGAAATGCTGTGGCCAATCAAGtaactttttctttgtttgatcTACAAAAAAAGCTTTCTtgttaaatttttagaaaacaTGGTTTGCCTTGGTCTAAATTCTTTGTTACGACTAATAAACCCTAGTATTGCTCATTTTAGTTTGTGTAGTAGGTTAGAAATCCAAACCAAATATGTATGAATCCAGGCTTTTGTTAGGCATGTATTCGTAGATTAACATCTTCTCTTCCCCTTGAAGACAGCAACCTAGAAGTCTCACAAGATTTCGATGCTGAAGCTTGGCAATATATATAACTTCGTTCTTGAATTCATTGAGTCCTTGCATGGATGTCCTTGAAAGTCTCTTCACAGCAATTTGTTGTCCCTCTTCCAGCACTCCCTAGAAATGGAAACGGTATATCAGGGGAACGTAGATTTAACAAAGATGCGAATATTGCAGAACAAAAATAATCTCTAACATGCTATTCTTGAGCATAAACTGGTTACTATTCCAACAAATTTGTAGTTTATACCTTATAAACAGGTCCAAATCCACCCTCTCCAATTTTGTTGTTGACCGAAAAGTTATTTGTGGCTCTTGTTATTGTTGACAATTGGAACATTGGCAGCTCAAATTCGTCTTGGAGTtttagtttcttcttcttttgccatatgtacaaaaacaaaatGATTCCTAGCAAAATCATTGCCATCAACAATGAGAAACTCACTGCGAGTATCTCTGCCTTCTTGCTCTTTGAACCTGCCAAAGATACCACAGCCATTTTTTTAGTCAGCCAATTCAAATCGAGGTAAGCCACTGTTTTTGCATACATGGTCTCCATACGTTCAACAACTAAGTTTAAAAACACATCATTAGAAATTTCTTTAAGATAAGTTCTTACCTAGCTCTGAAGAATCCATCCTGATATAAATGTCTTGTCCTTTTCCAGAGAGCTTTCTGATATCAATCAACTCCCCAGACCAAAATAAGCAACCTCTATCTCCATTGCTTATATCTAGGCTCGAATAAGCTGTGCATGAGCAGTTCATTGAGCATACTTGCCTACACCCTTCGAGTGTCATGGTTTTATTGTACTGAGAGTGCTTAGTGTCCGGAAGCTTAATTCCCGAATATTTTAGAAATATATGTTCCTTGTTGCAATGATATGGTTTCCTCCGAACACACCCTTTTGACCAATCTCCCATTTCCCATTGTTGTGGATATTTAGGTACAAACTTTTCCAAACATCCACAAACAGGGGAACTACCTATGACACAGCTCCCATAGGCACCACATAAGCTATATTGATCACAAGTATCCAGAGGAATGTTGAGGTTATTCCAACTCTTAGTTCGATCCACCCACGTCAACCGTTCTATATAACCATTGTTCAGGACTAGCCTTGATAACAACAAGCTGTTAATGATAGAAAAACTAAAGTAAACCTCCTCCTTATTgaaaacaaattgaattgtATATATGTTGCTTTTTATTTGTTGTGGTGCGGGTGCTCCACTCCACCGTAAACCATTCCATGATCCTGCTCGAGCGAATACCCTTGTACCGTGTCTGATGAGGGCCTGTGGATAACCAGTAGGATCAAGGTGGAGAGTGAATTCCCCTGGTGTTGGATCGTTATGGTTCTTCCAAGCTGAAAGGTATACCTCATGAccagttttaaaatttttgccaAGTTTCATATCAGGCAATTGCGTATCAGTTGGAAAATTGAAGCTCTGCCAAAGGAAATTTTCTGGATTTCCATCATTTGCAACTGGATTTTGGACTGATCGTGAGGTGTTAGTGGACCATATAATTTCATTCTTGTCACCAAAAAGAACTAGTATCCCTGATTTGGTGACCTTAAAAGCAGCAGAAGATGTGTTTGTGAGTGGTTGTTCTCTGTTGGCAACCCATACAACTGTTTGCTCATAACGAAGAATTTGCTTGTACCATATCCCAATATATCGATTGGAGGAACTGCTGGGGCTGAAAAATCCCAGCTCAAAGGTTCCACCGGATGAAACAATAGTTTCACCAactgtgatgaattgatttgtATTGATGGAGTCTGTTGTAGTTGTAAAGATCTTGTGTATGGAAGAACAGAAACACAATAGAAGAAGTAGGAAGAAACAAGATTCCATTATTGATGCCTTGATGATGCCTAAGCCTTTTAATTTGGTCGCCTATATATAGCCTATAATATTTAGACTTAAGGTGCTGCTTCACAGTCTTTAATTGTGCTAATTACTTTCACAACCTTTTGGACACGGCAGCTGCACTACTATTATTTCTACTAGTCGTTATCGCATATGAGGATTGAAGGCTTTTATTGCCTCTTCCTTAAGTTTATTTGGAACatttgaaaagtaaaataagACAGATGGCTATGGGCCAGCCCACCAAGACCTAAGAAATCCCTCACAAAGTTTGTCATACGACAACTTGCAACAAGTTGATACTCAGGTTCAGCCCTTCGTCGAGTGTTTGTTTATGTGCTctgtgtttctttttcttttcgttGTGAAGTGCTACCTACATTGTTGAGGCTACTGGGTACTTGAGAAATAAGTATATTTCAGTAGCAACCCACTGCAGAGCTGCCTCACCAACATCGTCCTAGCTCCCATACGTACCAAGTTAATGAGTTATGCTGGGTTGACTCCAATAAATCTCACAGAAAAACCTTACTCACTCTGttcaatttatgtaaacctatttccttattagtgcgtgccaaaaagaatgttttctatatttggaaataatttacctttatgcaataatttatagccacataaaATATATTCGACTCATTTAACGCCAtaagtttaaaagtcttttcttctttcttgaacTCTGTGGCCAATCAaatggattcatataaattgaattGGAGGAAGTACTATGTTTTGATAGTGTAATATCTAAGACATTCAACTTGGCCAAGATTTTGGATAGCTAGCTTGGGAAAACTATTTGTCAGTGGTTTAAAAGTCCTTTTCTGGTCCGCTAACTAATTAGCAGTATACCTCTTAAAGAAGAGAGGAAATTGCCATGCAAGTTGGGCAAATTAAAGTTAATGTAGtattagagcccgtttggattagcttataagttgcttataagttgcttaatTCGTTttacttttttgagtgtttaccATTACaaagtcattttgtcttaaaataaactcaaaaaaataattagcccatttgacttagcttatctaaagaaCATAATAGAAATGgaaaaaataagccaaaaaaataagttagactaccccaacttatttttttagcttatgtTCGCAAACATGACTTTATGcgataagcccatccaaacaggctcttacaTCCATGTGACAGTAAACCGCAAAAGGATAGTGTACGTCCATCAAGTTGAAGTGATATAAATATGGAGGACCGCATGTCCAACCGCACtcttaaattcatatttggAATATTCATCAAACTGGTATAGAGAGCCGTACTATAGCACCTTCCACTTGGGATGATGgctatttttcaaagaaagtgcCAAAACTATTTTTACATAACGTAGTCAAAGTTATGACATTCACAATGGTAAAAAGTGAATCTTGGGCCTAACTCTCCCAACACGCCGCCGCACGCTCAGGACTGGACATCTGAAGCGTGacaacatttttttgcacggattatCCTTCAAAGGCtcaggtctttaatttttgtcccttaaattactagtctttaatttttgaccttcgcctaaaataccccgaggttctgggttcgaacctggcttagtaaaaaaatcaaattcagAGTTTCGTagaaaaattaggccttaaggcagcgGTTTGCAAAATTCTAactgactaaaaaaaaaaaaaaaaaaactgcctTAAGTTAGAATTTACtttatgcctgaaggcaaaactctaatTGAGCGGAGATTCGAATCCGGAACGTAGgagttttaggcgaagggcaaaattaaagattttcAATAATgatggccaaaaattaaagaccaccccgaaataAGGGCATTCCAGCGAATTGCCCCGTGGACAATATAAGATTGGGGGCCAATATCAGGTAAACAATTAATTGGGATTATCTTGACTCTGATACCATATAAAGAATGGATTTTGAGtttaactcaaccccaaaagttAGCTCATGAGGAGAGGATTCCtcaagtccatataaggagacaTAGTAACTCATCCACAACCGATGTGGGAGAATCCACATAAggaatattaaaatttaaaatccaaTTTGTTCTGCCTAAACAATGACAGCACACATAAACTGTTAACCGGATGATATTGAAGCCAATTCAAATTAAGTCGGGATTATGTCTTCATAGATAACACCATTTGTTGTGTAAATATGTCATAAGATTCGAAAGAGCATAGGTCGAAAGCATCGATATATCgaaatatgagataagaaaATAGAGCCACCACAAATCATAATATCCTCGAGAATCCCACCCACCCCATAACTCTCTTGTATaatattcatttattgacacgcGATGGAACCTAACAGCATGTCATGTAGTAGAGTCATTTGGTTTAGTGACACCTTACTATATCTAGAGGTGGTTCTAGAATTTTAAGTTTGATGAGTCTACTATTTAATATATGAACGTATACTTgaatgatattatttttaagggaaaaaactCAAATTTGCTATTGAACTATCCGAAATGGCTCATTCATGCCACCCGTTAATAGTTGAGTCTATTTATACTATTGTCgtaaccaaaatgactcattcatGCCACGTACTGTTAACAACTCAAATGGCAGGTTTTAAAATACCAGATTTTACATGTGGTGTCTAATAAGGTCCACGTCACTAAATTAACCcatttcaaattaaattaaaactcATTCCAAACCCGACCCATTCCCTTTTAATCAAACCTAAATctaatttcccttttttattccaaatcatttttcattttcttatataaataataaatcaaaataaaataaaagcagCTTAATATGGAAAATTACAAAGAAGGTTATTGTGATGAAACAAATTTTGATTGGAGATCTTTGAAATTATGGCTAATCTCAATGTTAGTTATTCGAAGTCATTCAATTGGGAGGgggaaaggaaaagagaaaatgaaaagaaaagaaagatttcggagaaaaaaaaaaaaaaaaacagaagttCTCACA
Coding sequences within it:
- the LOC132033513 gene encoding G-type lectin S-receptor-like serine/threonine-protein kinase At4g27290 isoform X5; translation: MESCFFLLLLLCFCSSIHKIFTTTTDSINTNQFITVGETIVSSGGTFELGFFSPSSSSNRYIGIWYKQILRYEQTVVWVANREQPLTNTSSAAFKVTKSGILVLFGDKNEIIWSTNTSRSVQNPVANDGNPENFLWQSFNFPTDTQLPDMKLGKNFKTGHEVYLSAWKNHNDPTPGEFTLHLDPTGYPQALIRHGTRVFARAGSWNGLRWSGAPAPQQIKSNIYTIQFVFNKEEVYFSFSIINSLLLSRLVLNNGYIERLTWVDRTKSWNNLNIPLDTCDQYSLCGAYGSCVIGSSPVCGCLEKFVPKYPQQWEMGDWSKGCVRRKPYHCNKEHIFLKYSGIKLPDTKHSQYNKTMTLEGCRQVCSMNCSCTAYSSLDISNGDRGCLFWSGELIDIRKLSGKGQDIYIRMDSSELGSKSKKAEILAVSFSLLMAMILLGIILFLYIWQKKKKLKLQDEFELPMFQLSTITRATNNFSVNNKIGEGGFGPVYKGVLEEGQQIAVKRLSRTSMQGLNEFKNEVIYIAKLQHRNLVRLLGCCLQGEEKMLIYEYMPNKSLDSYIFDQTKKKLLDWPQHFHIINGIARGLLYLHQDSRLRIIHRDLKASNVLLDIEMNPKISDFGMAKSVPGNEMGAKTCNVVGTHGYMSPEYAIDGIFSVKSDVFSFGVLVLEIVSCKRNRGFVHQDHNLNLLGHAWKLYKEDRSSELIDEHLADSCNSSQVLRSIQVGLLCVQRHPDDRPSMFSVVQMLANESLLPKAKEPGFFTERNVFDEANSVSHTGSSKTEFTITLLDPR